In Ciona intestinalis unplaced genomic scaffold, KH HT000094.2, whole genome shotgun sequence, one DNA window encodes the following:
- the LOC100181412 gene encoding uncharacterized protein LOC100181412, with protein sequence MSISEEIARLVYFGASHEPQWFIQYCKELPEVGPGEVLVKVRLATICASDLHTFAGVRNEPLPAVLGHEAVCDVIVDRRSNEENEFVFLPDENTGHDGTEENGPSSDSSIPLSPGTRVTFGVPLSCKQCERCRLGVTQKCKSLFKYGHCALNDGGGFSGCYATHMLLRAGTHIVPLPPQVTDKMAAPINCALATIVNVVENARTQSRNKVAVVQGAGILGTYACAMLSRKGYQRVLCTDVNQSRLNVVRKFGGEPLYVQDVSKYTDFADCVIEVCGSPTVVEDGINMLRYGGTYVWAGMVHRDSTLSVTGESVIRKSITIKGIHNYEDRHLTEAVTFLRDTSHLFPYEELLSPMTFSLKDFGKAVHLAESRTFLRVGIQP encoded by the exons ATGAGTATCTCTGAAGAGATCGCTAGATTAGTTTACTTTGGCGCTTCACACGAACCGCAATGGTTTATTCAATATTGCAAAGAACTACCTGAAGTTGGACCGGGTGAGGTCCTCGTTAAAGTCAGACTGGCCACGATATGTGCTTCGGATCTACACACGTTTGCAG GTGTCAGAAACGAACCCCTGCCCGCTGTGTTGGGCCACGAAGcagtgtgtgacgtcatagtagaTCGTCGTTCAAATGAGGAAAACGAGTTCGTGTTTTTACCCGATGAAAATACGGGGCATGATGGGACAGAGGAAAACGGCCCATCATCAGACTCAAGTATACCCCTTTCACCCGGAACCCGCGTGACGTTTGGGGTCCCTTTGTCGTGTAAACAATGCGAACGGTGCAg GTTGGGGGTTACCCAGAAGTGTAAGTCCCTTTTTAAATACGGGCATTGTGCCCTTAACGACGGTGGTGGTTTCAGCGGTTGCTATGCGACGCATATGTTGCTAAGGGCGGGAACCCATATCGTACCTCTACCGCCTCAAGTGACGGACAAGATGGCGGCCCCAATAAACTGCGCATTGGCTACAATTGTAAATGTCGTGGAAAACGCAAG AACCCAAAGTCGTAACAAAGTCGCAGTGGTGCAGGGAGCCGGTATATTGGGAACATACGCGTGTGCCATGTTGTCACGTAAGGGCTACCAACGCGTACTGTGTACCGACGTCAATCAATCTCGGTTGAACGTGGTTCGTAAGTTTGGTGGGGAACCGCTGTATGTGCAAGACGTATCGAAATATACAG ATTTCGCCGACTGTGTAATTGAGGTATGCGGGTCTCCTACAGTAGTAGAGGATGGTATAAACATGTTAAGATACGGTGGTACTTATGTGTGGGCAGGAATGGTACATAGAGATTCAACGCTGTCTGTAACAGGAGAGAGC GTGATACGAAAATCAATTACAATCAAAGGAATCCACAATTACGAAGATCGACATTTGACGGAAGCTGTAACATTTCTTCGTGACACCAGCCACTTATTCCCATACGAAGAGTTACTAAGCCCAATGACGTTTAGTTTGAAAGACTTTGGGAAGGCGGTGCATTTGGCCGAGTCGCGAACGTTTCTACGCGTCGGCATTCagccataa
- the LOC100185861 gene encoding testicular haploid expressed gene protein-like isoform X1, translated as MTQISNAAPVSISQRILPTSAHGRHLPRGYSRQRILSLSKAKESKQVWLTSFGPKLYWGDQDMMWPISPQTLNARPTQRLMQLAASKRNFQFGTKQVNRPEFVYSCGRNSQIWEVNKSAMKATASDRSATLAQPKQAPPQYQEHRHNHQYSCGRVSPIWKVDQAALRCPSRPRTAQLAKPKQPHLLYVPNSEVETLIKPTALTGSCPERVSDLARPKSRGDGPFIDSRSPEDTIWKVQGAARAATASPRLLELSKCKGFADGYQSNRSVQWAVSRAAKKALAAERTSQLAAPIIRASMDHVQFNPDAFLVSPLAMKARCTPRLEELSHPIQR; from the exons ATGACCCAAATTTCAAACGCAG CCCCTGTTTCAATTTCGCAAAGAATTTTGCCAACAAG TGCTCATGGGCGCCATCTACCGAGAGGATATTCCAGACAACGAATACTCAGTTTGTCCAAAGCAAAAGAAAGCAAACAAGTATGGCTGACAAGCTTTGG ACCAAAATTATACTGGGGCGACCAGGACATGATGTGGCCGATTTCCCCCCAAACGCTAAACGCTCGTCCTACACAACGGTTAATGCAGCTAGCTGCTTCGAAGAGGAACTTCCAGTTTGGCACGAAACAG GTGAACCGACCAGAGTTTGTTTATAGCTGTGGAAGAAATTCACAAATCTGGGAAGTTAACAAATCCGCTATGAAAGCGACTGCCAGCGATCGATCTGCCACTCTGGCACAACCAAAGCAAGCCCCACCACAATACCAAGAACACAG GCATAATCACCAATATAGCTGCGGGCGTGTTTCTCCAATATGGAAAGTAGATCAAGCTGCATTAAGATGTCCAAGCAGACCAAGAACTGCACAATTAGCGAAACCTAAACAACCTCACCTCTTATACGTCCCCAACAGCGAg GTCGAAACGCTGATCAAGCCAACGGCACTGACCGGTTCATGCCCTGAAAGAGTCAGCGACCTAGCTAGGCCGAAGTCACGTGGGGACGGTCCCTTTATAGATTCAAGATCCCCTGAAGACACAATTTGGAAG GTCCAAGGAGCAGCTAGAGCCGCTACAGCCTCACCGAGGTTGCTTGAGCTTTCTAAATGTAAAGGATTCGCCGATGGTTACCAATCAAATCGCTCGGTACAATGGGCCGTTTCAAGAGCCGCGAAAAAAGCGTTGGCCGCTGAAAGAACGTCACAATTAGCGGCTCCCATTATTAG AGCGTCAATGGACCACGTACAGTTCAACCCTGACGCCTTCTTAGTTAGCCCGCTTGCTATGAAGGCAAGGTGTACTCCCCGGTTAGAAGAGCTCTCTCACCCCATCCAACGATAA
- the LOC100185861 gene encoding testicular haploid expressed gene protein-like isoform X2 yields the protein MVEIQAPVSISQRILPTSAHGRHLPRGYSRQRILSLSKAKESKQVWLTSFGPKLYWGDQDMMWPISPQTLNARPTQRLMQLAASKRNFQFGTKQVNRPEFVYSCGRNSQIWEVNKSAMKATASDRSATLAQPKQAPPQYQEHRHNHQYSCGRVSPIWKVDQAALRCPSRPRTAQLAKPKQPHLLYVPNSEVETLIKPTALTGSCPERVSDLARPKSRGDGPFIDSRSPEDTIWKVQGAARAATASPRLLELSKCKGFADGYQSNRSVQWAVSRAAKKALAAERTSQLAAPIIRASMDHVQFNPDAFLVSPLAMKARCTPRLEELSHPIQR from the exons ATGGTTGAAATACAAG CCCCTGTTTCAATTTCGCAAAGAATTTTGCCAACAAG TGCTCATGGGCGCCATCTACCGAGAGGATATTCCAGACAACGAATACTCAGTTTGTCCAAAGCAAAAGAAAGCAAACAAGTATGGCTGACAAGCTTTGG ACCAAAATTATACTGGGGCGACCAGGACATGATGTGGCCGATTTCCCCCCAAACGCTAAACGCTCGTCCTACACAACGGTTAATGCAGCTAGCTGCTTCGAAGAGGAACTTCCAGTTTGGCACGAAACAG GTGAACCGACCAGAGTTTGTTTATAGCTGTGGAAGAAATTCACAAATCTGGGAAGTTAACAAATCCGCTATGAAAGCGACTGCCAGCGATCGATCTGCCACTCTGGCACAACCAAAGCAAGCCCCACCACAATACCAAGAACACAG GCATAATCACCAATATAGCTGCGGGCGTGTTTCTCCAATATGGAAAGTAGATCAAGCTGCATTAAGATGTCCAAGCAGACCAAGAACTGCACAATTAGCGAAACCTAAACAACCTCACCTCTTATACGTCCCCAACAGCGAg GTCGAAACGCTGATCAAGCCAACGGCACTGACCGGTTCATGCCCTGAAAGAGTCAGCGACCTAGCTAGGCCGAAGTCACGTGGGGACGGTCCCTTTATAGATTCAAGATCCCCTGAAGACACAATTTGGAAG GTCCAAGGAGCAGCTAGAGCCGCTACAGCCTCACCGAGGTTGCTTGAGCTTTCTAAATGTAAAGGATTCGCCGATGGTTACCAATCAAATCGCTCGGTACAATGGGCCGTTTCAAGAGCCGCGAAAAAAGCGTTGGCCGCTGAAAGAACGTCACAATTAGCGGCTCCCATTATTAG AGCGTCAATGGACCACGTACAGTTCAACCCTGACGCCTTCTTAGTTAGCCCGCTTGCTATGAAGGCAAGGTGTACTCCCCGGTTAGAAGAGCTCTCTCACCCCATCCAACGATAA